In Nicotiana tabacum cultivar K326 chromosome 17, ASM71507v2, whole genome shotgun sequence, one DNA window encodes the following:
- the LOC107810674 gene encoding WRKY transcription factor 6-like, protein MDKAGWGLTLENISDHQVGFFKNKAGFGFNLSPRLNNMNMNPREEQPSFSSADEKGVMLNEVDFFSDKRIKPMDVVIKKEDSHGENTTSTRSELLVNTGLQLVSVNTGSDQSTLDDGISSEIGDKRVKIELAQLQVELGRMNAENQRLRGMLSQVSNNYTALQMHLVTLMQQQQISRAENDHEIVEAKLEEKKQEKDGNMVPRQFLELGPSEHMNEPYSLNSHYSSSEERTVSESPRNNIEVTRHKGIGREETPESESNKVPKLNSSNPIDQATEATMRKARVSVRARSEAPMISDGCQWRKYGQKMAKGNPCPRAYYRCTMAVGCPVRKQVQRCAEDRTILITTYEGTHNHPLPPAAMAMASTTSAAAIMLLSGSMPSADGLMNSNFLARTILPSSSSVATISASAPFPTITLDLTQNQNSISYYHQRTHPTAQFQVPFPIGPHNPNFITSMPPPPMPQVLHNQSKFSGLQVSQDIHHQPPQHALNQPSFSDTLNAATAAITADPNFTAALAAAISSIITGSQKEQ, encoded by the exons ATGGACAAAGCTGGATGGGGACTTACCCTTGAAAATATTTCTGATCATCAAGTGGGGTTCTTCAAGAACAAGGCAGGTTTTGGTTTTAACTTGAGTCCTAGGTTGAATAACATGAATATGAACCCTAGGGAGGAGCAACCTTCTTTCTCATCAGCTGATGAGAAAGGGGTGATGTTAAATGAAGTTGATTTCTTTTCTGATAAGAGGATCAAGCCTATGGATGTTGTTATAAAGAAGGAAGATTCTCATGGTGAAAATACTACAAGTACGAGGTCTGAATTGCTTGTAAAT ACTGGTTTGCAACTTGTGAGTGTGAACACTGGTAGTGATCAATCAACGTTGGATGATGGGATTTCATCAGAGATAGGagataaaagagtcaaaattgag TTGGCACAATTGCAAGTTGAACTCGGAAGAATGAATGCTGAAAATCAGCGTTTGAGAGGAATGCTTAGTCAGGTCAGCAACAATTATACTGCACTTCAGATGCATCTTGTCACACTCATGCAACAACAACAGATTTCAAGAGCTGAAAATGACCACGAG ATTGTGGAAGCAAAGCTTGAAGAAAAGAAGCAAGAAAAAGATGGAAATATGGTTCCAAGACAATTCTTAGAGTTAGGTCCGAGTGAGCACATGAACGAGCCATATTCTCTTAATTCCCATTATTCTTCATCAGAAGAAAGAACAGTTTCTGAATCACCTCGGAACAATATAGAAGTGACTAGGCATAAGGGTATTGGTAGAGAAGAAACTCCAGAATCTGAAAGTAACAAGGTCCCCAAATTGAATTCCTCAAACCCAATTGATCAAGCAACAGAGGCAACCATGAGGAAAGCTCGTGTTTCTGTTCGTGCCCGATCAGAAGCTCCTATG ATTAGCGACGGATGCCAGTGGAGAAAATATGGACAAAAGATGGCGAAAGGCAATCCATGTCCCCGAGCTTATTATCGATGCACCATGGCTGTAGGTTGTCCAGTGCGCAAACAG GTGCAAAGGTGTGCTGAGGACAGGACAATTTTGATTACAACTTATGAAGGAACACATAACCACCCCCTACCACCAGCAGCCATGGCTATGGCATCAACAACATCAGCTGCTGCAATTATGCTGCTTTCAGGTTCCATGCCAAGTGCAGACGGATTAATGAACTCGAATTTCCTAGCGCGGACTATTCTTCCGTCTTCGTCAAGTGTGGCAACTATTTCAGCATCAGCACCGTTTCCAACTATAACATTGGACCTAACTCAAAACCAAAATTCAATATCGTATTATCATCAAAGAACTCATCCAACTGCTCAATTTCAGGTTCCTTTTCCAATAGGCCCTCATAATCCAAATTTTATTACTTCAATGCCACCACCACCAATGCCTCAGGTTTTACATAACCAATCAAAGTTTTCAGGCCTACAAGTTTCTCAAGACATTCATCATCAACCTCCACAACATGCACTGAACCAACCATCATTTTCTGACACACTTAATGCTGCCACGGCGGCCATCACAGCGGATCCCAACTTCACCGCCGCTCTGGCCGCAGCCATTTCGTCCATAATTACTGGTTCTCAAAAAGAACAGTAG